One genomic segment of Salinigranum rubrum includes these proteins:
- a CDS encoding MFS transporter — protein MNRPSLPPFFALYCSRFASGFGFITLATLLPKYIEALDPSAVTVLGLTVSAGLVIGLFTTGFTLSSGLAVVPIAWWGDRGDKRRVLLAGLVLGVGVYAAYPFVESSLGFILLRVVQGVVFVALSLMSLGLVGQLATTGTRANYIGKANSWAFAASIVGSLSAGVLYDRFGFGPVFTVVTLVFVVTTVLVWWLLPSDDTVVEEFPFSDLALNERILTIATFRTQYAVAVTLVRTWVPIFAGVSAATGGLAYGGLAVSLTVVAEKFTNMLSQPTMGRLSDRYGRAAFVACGGALYGLIALAVPFSPQMGVALGLPAALPLLGPLSPAFVPLVGLSGLLGVADSLREPASMALFADEGTDSGGVASSFGVRDLLWRPGSIAAPLLGGWLMTEVGMAWVFYVGGAFALTGVVAFVGTLAVSHGPRALSEW, from the coding sequence CTTCTTCGCCCTCTACTGCTCGCGGTTCGCCAGCGGCTTCGGCTTCATCACCCTCGCAACGCTCCTCCCGAAGTACATCGAGGCGCTCGACCCCTCGGCGGTGACCGTGCTGGGACTGACGGTCTCCGCGGGCCTCGTCATCGGCCTGTTCACCACCGGCTTCACGCTCTCGTCGGGGCTCGCCGTCGTCCCCATCGCCTGGTGGGGCGACCGCGGCGACAAGCGACGCGTCCTGCTCGCCGGCCTCGTGCTGGGCGTGGGGGTCTACGCGGCGTATCCGTTCGTCGAGTCGAGCCTCGGGTTCATCCTCCTCCGCGTCGTCCAGGGCGTCGTCTTCGTCGCCCTCTCGCTCATGTCGCTCGGCCTCGTGGGACAACTGGCGACGACGGGAACCAGAGCGAACTACATCGGGAAGGCCAACTCGTGGGCGTTCGCCGCCTCCATCGTCGGGAGCCTCAGCGCCGGGGTGCTGTACGACCGCTTCGGCTTCGGTCCCGTCTTCACCGTCGTCACCCTCGTCTTCGTCGTCACGACCGTCCTCGTCTGGTGGTTGCTTCCCTCGGACGACACCGTCGTCGAGGAGTTCCCGTTCTCGGACCTCGCGCTCAACGAGCGCATCCTCACCATCGCAACCTTTCGAACCCAGTACGCCGTCGCCGTCACCCTGGTCCGGACGTGGGTCCCCATCTTCGCGGGCGTCTCCGCCGCGACCGGCGGCCTCGCGTACGGCGGCCTCGCGGTGAGCCTCACCGTCGTCGCCGAGAAGTTCACCAACATGCTCTCTCAGCCGACGATGGGCCGCCTCTCGGACAGGTACGGCCGCGCGGCGTTCGTCGCCTGCGGCGGCGCGCTCTACGGACTCATCGCCCTCGCGGTTCCCTTTTCTCCACAGATGGGCGTCGCGCTCGGCCTGCCCGCGGCGCTGCCCCTCCTCGGGCCGCTCTCGCCCGCGTTCGTCCCGCTCGTCGGGCTGAGCGGACTCCTGGGCGTGGCGGACAGCCTCCGCGAACCCGCGAGCATGGCGCTGTTCGCCGACGAGGGGACCGACTCGGGAGGTGTCGCCTCCAGTTTCGGCGTCCGCGACCTGCTCTGGCGGCCCGGCAGCATCGCCGCACCTCTTTTGGGCGGGTGGCTCATGACCGAAGTCGGCATGGCGTGGGTGTTCTACGTCGGCGGCGCGTTCGCGCTCACCGGGGTCGTGGCCTTCGTCGGGACGCTCGCGGTCAGTCACGGCCCGCGTGCGCTCTCGGAGTGGTAG
- a CDS encoding VOC family protein, with amino-acid sequence MHVTGIDHLVLYATDIEETCEFYAETLGVADVETFGGGRVALSFGSTKLNLHPAGDEYDPHAVDPAPGSADFCLVVDEPIPTVVERIEDAGVSIVEGSGTRTGARGEMESVYVRDPDGNLVEFAHYG; translated from the coding sequence ATGCACGTCACCGGCATCGACCACCTCGTGCTGTACGCGACCGACATCGAAGAGACCTGCGAGTTCTACGCGGAGACGCTCGGCGTGGCTGACGTCGAGACGTTCGGTGGCGGGCGCGTCGCGCTCTCGTTCGGCAGCACGAAGCTCAACCTCCACCCCGCCGGCGACGAGTACGATCCACACGCGGTCGATCCGGCACCGGGGTCGGCCGACTTCTGCCTCGTCGTCGACGAACCGATTCCGACCGTCGTCGAGCGCATCGAGGACGCCGGCGTATCGATCGTCGAAGGCTCTGGTACCCGGACCGGCGCCCGCGGTGAGATGGAGTCGGTCTACGTCAGAGACCCCGACGGCAACCTCGTGGAGTTCGCCCACTACGGGTGA